A single window of Rhizobium sp. SL42 DNA harbors:
- a CDS encoding methyl-accepting chemotaxis protein, with product MRMTIKLKLSLVFATIILLAGVMSGLAIYNLSSLNSAISQMVSEPIADMNNVSKVSDLFNGMVRAEKNSILNTNATEIADFVKSLKSRQQQLIPAIDKLDLSADQQVRKKAAELRAIVEEYMPLQEKMADLATTNTTESNLQAAAISMGTGRDLMNKAITVIDEMIVSATASVAQTDAETNDQYAQSRLILISATTLLIVISVAAAIWISLYISKALRKAGTLADAVAIGDLDQEIDHKANDEIKDLVDSMQRMTGNLRETARIADLIANGDLVVTPKPLSDKDTLGLSLESMVERLRGVVADALSAAANVSSGSQELSASSEQLSQGATEQAASAEEASASMEEMAANIKQNADNAAQTEKIARQSAKDAEASGDAVNRAVGAMRTIAEKISIVQEIARQTDLLALNAAVEAARAGEHGKGFAVVASEVRKLAERSQSAAAEIGSMSGETVKAAQEAGEMLGRLVPDIRKTAELVSEISAACREQDVGASQINEAIQQLDKVTQQNASASEQMAATSEELAAQSEELQTSIAFFRVERNARENAAAKIVARPAATQNRPAAAPQRKASATDHSIASQQARAKGFALDLSMGGPDAHDADFRESA from the coding sequence ATGCGAATGACCATCAAGCTTAAACTCAGTCTCGTCTTCGCGACGATCATCCTCCTCGCCGGCGTCATGTCCGGGCTTGCCATCTACAATCTGTCCTCGCTGAATTCCGCAATCAGCCAGATGGTTAGCGAGCCAATTGCCGACATGAACAACGTCTCGAAGGTCAGTGATCTGTTCAATGGCATGGTTCGTGCCGAAAAGAATTCCATTCTCAACACCAATGCCACCGAAATCGCGGACTTCGTGAAATCGCTCAAGTCCCGCCAGCAACAGCTGATCCCAGCAATCGACAAGCTCGACCTGTCCGCTGATCAGCAGGTCCGCAAGAAGGCAGCAGAGCTACGCGCGATTGTTGAGGAATATATGCCACTGCAGGAAAAGATGGCTGACCTGGCGACCACGAACACCACCGAATCCAACCTGCAGGCTGCCGCAATCTCGATGGGCACTGGCCGCGACTTGATGAACAAGGCCATCACAGTCATCGACGAGATGATCGTTTCGGCGACAGCCAGTGTCGCCCAGACCGACGCCGAGACCAATGACCAGTATGCGCAGTCGCGTTTGATTCTCATTTCCGCAACCACCCTGTTGATCGTGATCTCGGTCGCAGCAGCCATCTGGATCTCGCTCTACATCTCCAAGGCGCTGCGCAAGGCAGGCACCTTGGCCGATGCCGTCGCAATCGGTGATCTCGATCAGGAGATCGACCACAAGGCCAACGACGAAATCAAGGATCTGGTCGATTCCATGCAGCGCATGACCGGCAACCTCCGCGAGACCGCGCGCATCGCCGACCTGATCGCCAATGGCGACCTGGTCGTCACGCCTAAGCCACTGTCCGACAAGGATACGCTCGGCCTCTCGCTGGAAAGCATGGTTGAACGCCTGCGTGGCGTGGTCGCCGATGCGCTTTCGGCAGCGGCCAATGTCTCTTCCGGTAGCCAGGAACTGTCGGCAAGCTCGGAACAGCTGTCGCAGGGTGCGACCGAACAGGCGGCATCCGCCGAAGAGGCCTCCGCCTCGATGGAAGAAATGGCCGCCAACATCAAGCAGAACGCAGACAATGCCGCCCAGACCGAAAAGATCGCACGCCAGTCGGCCAAGGATGCCGAGGCATCCGGCGACGCCGTCAACCGCGCCGTGGGTGCGATGCGCACGATTGCCGAGAAGATCTCGATCGTCCAGGAAATCGCCCGTCAGACAGACCTTCTCGCACTGAACGCTGCCGTGGAAGCAGCGCGCGCCGGTGAACACGGCAAGGGCTTTGCGGTTGTTGCATCGGAAGTCCGCAAGCTGGCGGAACGTTCGCAGTCGGCAGCGGCCGAAATCGGCTCGATGTCCGGTGAAACGGTCAAGGCAGCCCAGGAAGCCGGCGAAATGCTCGGCCGCCTGGTTCCGGATATCCGCAAGACCGCCGAGCTGGTCTCTGAAATCTCGGCCGCCTGCCGCGAACAAGACGTCGGGGCATCGCAGATCAATGAGGCGATCCAGCAGCTTGACAAGGTCACCCAGCAGAACGCCTCGGCCTCCGAACAGATGGCCGCGACCTCCGAAGAACTGGCTGCCCAGTCCGAGGAACTGCAGACCTCGATCGCATTCTTCCGGGTCGAACGTAACGCCCGCGAAAATGCGGCCGCAAAGATTGTCGCCAGGCCCGCAGCAACGCAGAACCGCCCCGCCGCCGCGCCGCAGCGAAAGGCGTCAGCAACCGACCACTCAATCGCCAGCCAGCAGGCGCGCGCAAAGGGATTTGCCCTCGATCTGTCGATGGGTGGACCTGACGCACACGACGCCGATTTCCGGGAAAGCGCATGA
- a CDS encoding chemotaxis protein CheW — translation MIMSSASSESQFVTFSLGEEIFAVPVTVVREILDHEDPFKIPHGPDYLLGLRDVRGQGVPVIDLRVRLGMSRTIRTNDTRILVLDIPIEGKTLAIGLVADKVYEVTPFRRDQIEAAPDIGVRWGSDYIAGVVRREADFVVIIDLARLFSHSDVNVLGSSEKQVAFG, via the coding sequence ATGATCATGAGCTCAGCCTCGTCTGAATCCCAGTTCGTCACATTCAGCCTCGGCGAGGAGATCTTCGCCGTTCCCGTCACCGTGGTCCGGGAAATCCTGGACCACGAGGATCCGTTCAAGATCCCGCATGGTCCGGACTACCTGCTCGGGCTGCGCGACGTGCGTGGCCAGGGTGTGCCGGTCATCGACCTCAGGGTCCGGCTTGGAATGTCGAGGACGATCCGCACCAATGATACCCGCATCCTCGTCCTGGACATTCCGATCGAGGGCAAGACGCTGGCAATCGGCCTGGTCGCGGACAAGGTCTACGAGGTCACGCCGTTTCGGCGTGACCAGATCGAAGCGGCCCCGGATATCGGTGTACGCTGGGGATCCGACTACATCGCCGGCGTTGTCCGGCGCGAGGCGGATTTCGTCGTGATCATCGACCTGGCGCGGCTGTTTTCACATTCCGACGTGAATGTGCTGGGCAGCAGTGAAAAACAAGTGGCCTTTGGCTAA
- a CDS encoding CheR family methyltransferase, with product MNAGVAQVRGEDTLGPRNYQLLAKFIYDYSGIKMPPNKVTMLEGRLRRRLRATGLATFNDYCDFLFKHGGLQNESIYLIDAVTTNKTDFFREPNHFNYLEQVVLPELKDRGIRRLRAWSAACSTGAEPYTMAMVMAEAAQANSGSDFNILATDLSTDVLKTAKAGIYPVEQLDPVPPHMMAKYVMQPKDKKRTNVRITPALRSKIGFGRLNFMDKTYPVGDPFHMIFCRNVLIYFDKKTQEHVLSQLCANLVQDGYLFIGHSESVTGLDLPVRQVANTIFKRI from the coding sequence GTGAATGCAGGCGTAGCCCAGGTACGGGGCGAGGACACGCTGGGTCCTCGCAATTATCAGTTATTGGCGAAGTTCATCTATGACTATAGCGGCATCAAGATGCCTCCGAACAAGGTCACGATGCTCGAGGGACGGCTGCGCAGGCGGCTGCGCGCCACCGGCCTTGCCACTTTCAACGACTATTGCGACTTCCTCTTCAAGCACGGCGGCTTGCAGAACGAGAGCATATATCTGATCGATGCAGTCACCACCAACAAGACTGATTTCTTTCGCGAACCCAACCACTTCAACTATCTGGAACAAGTGGTTCTGCCGGAGCTAAAAGACCGCGGCATCCGCCGCCTGCGCGCTTGGAGCGCAGCCTGCTCCACCGGTGCCGAACCTTATACGATGGCCATGGTGATGGCGGAAGCGGCCCAGGCAAACAGTGGCAGCGACTTCAACATCCTGGCAACGGACCTGTCCACGGATGTACTGAAGACGGCCAAGGCCGGGATTTATCCGGTGGAGCAACTGGATCCGGTCCCGCCACACATGATGGCGAAATACGTGATGCAGCCCAAGGACAAAAAGCGGACAAACGTCAGGATAACACCTGCATTGCGGTCAAAAATAGGCTTTGGCCGGTTGAACTTCATGGACAAGACCTACCCCGTCGGCGATCCGTTCCACATGATCTTCTGCCGCAACGTGCTGATCTACTTTGACAAGAAGACCCAGGAGCACGTCCTGTCGCAACTCTGCGCCAATCTCGTTCAGGATGGCTATCTCTTCATTGGCCACTCGGAATCCGTGACCGGCCTGGATCTTCCTGTCCGCCAAGTGGCGAACACGATCTTCAAAAGGATCTGA
- a CDS encoding protein-glutamate methylesterase/protein-glutamine glutaminase, with protein sequence MSNKIRVLIIDDSASVRQTLTAVLQSDPAIEVIGAASDPFIAAKRIQEEIPDVITLDVEMPRMDGITFLRKLMSQRPIPVVMCSSLTESGSETLLQALEAGAVDVILKPKIGAADYLAEQALRICDVVKSAAQARLGSTRRMRSGAAGGPTAKLTADAVLPPPTGKAMARTTEMVVCVGASTGGTEALREMLERLPANAPGIVIVQHMPERFTAAFAKRLNSLCEVEVKEAVDGDPVLRGHVLIAPGDKHILLERQGARYHVSVRTGPLVSRHRPSVDVLFRSAARAAGSNAMGVIMTGMGDDGARGMEEMHQAGAFTLAQDEASSVVFGMPKEAIARGGVDKIVSLDLIAREILSADKHR encoded by the coding sequence ATGAGCAACAAGATCCGCGTCCTGATCATTGATGACTCCGCCTCGGTGCGCCAGACACTGACTGCAGTTCTGCAGTCGGACCCCGCCATCGAGGTGATCGGCGCGGCTTCGGATCCGTTCATAGCGGCCAAGCGCATTCAAGAGGAAATACCGGACGTTATCACCCTGGATGTCGAGATGCCGCGAATGGATGGCATCACCTTCCTGCGCAAGCTGATGTCGCAGCGGCCGATCCCGGTGGTGATGTGCTCCTCCCTGACGGAATCGGGCTCCGAAACCCTGCTGCAGGCCCTCGAAGCCGGCGCCGTGGATGTCATCCTGAAACCGAAGATCGGGGCGGCCGACTATCTCGCCGAGCAGGCGCTTCGGATCTGCGACGTGGTGAAAAGTGCAGCCCAGGCGAGGCTCGGGTCGACGAGGCGCATGCGCTCGGGAGCAGCCGGCGGCCCGACGGCCAAACTGACTGCAGACGCCGTCCTGCCGCCGCCGACCGGCAAGGCCATGGCCCGCACCACCGAAATGGTGGTCTGCGTTGGCGCATCGACCGGCGGCACCGAAGCCCTGCGCGAAATGCTGGAGCGACTGCCCGCCAACGCGCCTGGAATCGTCATCGTCCAGCACATGCCGGAACGTTTCACCGCAGCCTTCGCCAAGCGGCTGAACAGCCTCTGCGAGGTCGAGGTAAAGGAGGCAGTCGACGGTGACCCGGTCCTGCGCGGCCACGTCCTGATTGCACCCGGCGACAAGCATATCCTCCTCGAGCGGCAAGGCGCCCGCTACCACGTGTCTGTGCGCACCGGCCCGCTTGTCTCGCGCCACCGCCCGTCGGTGGATGTCCTCTTCCGTTCGGCGGCACGGGCTGCGGGCTCCAATGCCATGGGCGTCATCATGACCGGCATGGGTGACGATGGCGCACGCGGCATGGAGGAGATGCACCAGGCCGGCGCCTTTACCCTCGCTCAGGATGAGGCGAGTTCCGTCGTCTTCGGCATGCCGAAGGAAGCGATCGCGCGTGGCGGCGTCGACAAGATTGTCTCTCTCGATCTCATCGCAAGAGAAATCCTGAGTGCCGACAAGCACCGGTAG
- a CDS encoding ParA family protein, with amino-acid sequence MAVITFANSKGGAGKTTAVLLLATELVRRDFRVCILDTDPQRWISRWFETAEKRPNLTVETFVSMATIQRTVTECQRDWDYVIIDLPGIQSPLLATAIGLSDHVMIPVQGSSMDAQGGAQVLDLLRYLDRKAGIRIAHSVVLSRVNSFVTTRALQAVKQLLTEQRVHVLDTPIIERSAYRDMFDFHAYLHRMDPAKVSNLGKAILNAERYADEVLKLVPLAQTTEQVLLATRTLGRLEHAA; translated from the coding sequence ATGGCCGTCATCACATTCGCCAATTCCAAGGGTGGCGCCGGCAAGACAACAGCCGTCCTTCTCCTTGCAACGGAACTTGTGCGGCGCGATTTCAGGGTCTGCATTCTGGATACCGATCCGCAGCGCTGGATCTCCAGATGGTTTGAGACCGCCGAGAAGCGGCCAAACCTGACCGTCGAGACATTTGTCTCCATGGCCACGATCCAGAGAACCGTAACCGAATGCCAGCGTGACTGGGACTATGTGATCATTGACCTTCCCGGAATTCAGTCTCCCCTGCTGGCGACCGCCATAGGCCTGTCCGACCATGTGATGATCCCCGTACAGGGAAGCAGCATGGATGCGCAGGGTGGCGCGCAGGTTCTCGATCTGCTCCGTTATCTCGACCGGAAAGCCGGCATCCGCATCGCCCACTCCGTGGTCCTTTCGCGGGTGAATTCGTTTGTGACCACGCGTGCGCTGCAGGCCGTCAAGCAACTTTTGACCGAACAGCGCGTGCATGTGCTCGACACACCGATCATCGAGCGCTCCGCTTATCGCGATATGTTCGATTTTCACGCCTATTTGCATCGCATGGATCCGGCGAAGGTCAGCAATCTCGGCAAGGCGATCCTCAACGCCGAACGCTATGCGGATGAAGTGTTGAAGCTCGTGCCGTTGGCGCAGACAACCGAGCAGGTGCTGCTCGCCACCCGAACGCTCGGACGGCTGGAGCACGCGGCCTAG
- a CDS encoding chemotaxis protein, translating to MEILNGLVDILDRLTNTLDGETTASTVKGLRSTVSDLALLPKIAEARHTKFVEISDICYSSSLHLDDMRETIRYLRTFAITVKITGAGLAEFAEFADEIRDRVQFGAEEVDKFVAQLGVMRAQLQTARDFAEGIRSDFDATVPRIVSNLDQSSSRIAQQYAQMSAVASDVKQVTGRVQGKIASVLSGLQIGDITRQRIEHVQSTFEMLDAFLASPEGGALSAREIDDLNTVILHLCHAQLDETLVDFRRQCRGISSNIASFSADASQILVLRDKVTSEGGGEEHNALKSMEADLRIGCELAERVRDRSGESDSVVGSVTATAQHLLKGIEVIRSIKTDIHYMALNSNLRCSRLGDAGRSVNVVSGELRLFAGKLETPADAIVADLHAVEAATQFLSGEATADIGNLGEPLRHALAAVQTVGAEMEKGLQEFAIEGQAVFARISAAATKLDFESELGGVLDQCLGLAAHMAADTLPDTYDLASRIEPLSSGIFRIYTMAQERDIHLRYLNVNSAGSAAPAETAKAEIMDDDDLFADALF from the coding sequence ATGGAAATATTGAACGGACTGGTCGATATCCTCGATCGCCTGACGAATACCCTCGACGGTGAGACCACGGCGTCAACGGTCAAGGGGCTGCGCAGTACCGTTTCGGATCTGGCGCTCCTGCCGAAGATAGCGGAAGCAAGGCATACGAAATTTGTCGAGATTTCCGACATTTGCTATTCGAGCAGCCTTCACCTCGATGACATGCGCGAGACCATCCGCTATCTGCGTACCTTCGCCATCACGGTGAAGATCACCGGTGCCGGGCTTGCCGAGTTCGCTGAATTTGCCGATGAAATTCGCGACCGAGTGCAGTTCGGTGCGGAGGAGGTGGACAAGTTCGTCGCACAGCTGGGCGTAATGCGCGCGCAGCTGCAGACGGCGCGTGATTTTGCCGAAGGCATCCGCAGCGATTTCGATGCCACGGTTCCCCGCATTGTCAGCAACCTCGATCAGAGTTCCAGTCGCATCGCACAGCAATATGCGCAGATGTCCGCCGTTGCCAGCGATGTCAAGCAGGTGACAGGGCGTGTGCAGGGCAAGATAGCCAGCGTGCTTTCCGGCCTGCAGATTGGCGACATCACCCGCCAGCGCATCGAACATGTGCAGAGCACGTTCGAAATGCTGGACGCGTTTCTGGCCTCGCCGGAAGGTGGCGCGCTTTCCGCGCGGGAGATCGATGATCTGAACACGGTCATTCTCCATCTGTGCCATGCTCAGCTCGATGAGACGCTGGTCGATTTCCGTCGGCAATGCCGTGGTATCTCGAGCAATATTGCGAGCTTTTCCGCTGATGCTTCGCAGATCCTCGTCCTGCGTGACAAGGTGACATCCGAAGGTGGCGGCGAAGAACACAATGCGCTGAAATCGATGGAGGCTGATCTGAGGATCGGTTGCGAGCTTGCGGAACGCGTCCGCGACCGTAGTGGCGAATCGGATTCAGTCGTCGGTTCGGTGACTGCGACGGCCCAGCATCTGTTGAAGGGGATCGAAGTCATTCGTTCGATTAAGACCGATATCCACTACATGGCTCTCAACTCAAACCTGCGCTGTTCGCGCCTGGGGGATGCGGGGCGTTCGGTGAATGTGGTCAGCGGCGAACTTCGGCTTTTCGCCGGCAAGCTTGAGACGCCGGCCGATGCGATCGTGGCCGATCTTCATGCCGTGGAAGCGGCGACACAGTTCCTGTCTGGTGAAGCGACCGCTGATATCGGCAATCTCGGCGAGCCGCTGCGCCATGCGCTGGCGGCCGTCCAGACCGTCGGCGCGGAGATGGAAAAGGGACTGCAGGAATTCGCAATCGAGGGGCAGGCGGTGTTTGCGCGCATCAGCGCAGCCGCAACCAAGCTTGATTTCGAAAGCGAGCTTGGCGGTGTTCTCGATCAGTGCCTCGGCCTGGCCGCGCACATGGCGGCCGACACTCTTCCGGATACATATGATCTCGCCTCGAGGATCGAGCCGCTTTCATCGGGTATCTTCCGGATCTATACGATGGCGCAGGAAAGAGACATTCATCTGCGGTATCTGAATGTGAACTCTGCGGGCTCTGCTGCCCCGGCCGAAACGGCCAAAGCGGAAATCATGGATGACGACGACTTGTTCGCCGACGCCCTTTTCTGA